A single window of Solea solea chromosome 9, fSolSol10.1, whole genome shotgun sequence DNA harbors:
- the LOC131465114 gene encoding flavin-containing monooxygenase 5-like: protein MVQSVAIIGAGPCGLACIKACLDEGLVPTCFESSDDLGGLWKFKEVSEPDRASIYRSLTINISKEMMCYSDFPIPADYPNYMHHSKILKYFRMYAEHFKLLKHIHYQTMVKSVRQRPDFSRSGQWDVVTENKDGQMERHVFDAVISCTGHYTYPNLPLKDFPGIETFEGKYFHSWDYKGAEEMHGKRVVVIGIGNSGGDIAVEGSRVAEQVYMSTRRGAWVIRQVSDNGLPVDVKYNTRFVHILFQLLPINVLNWIGENKLNAMYDHTMYALKPTHRLFSQIPVINDDLPLKILSGAVIIKPNVKEIRGSTVVFTDGSFVEKVDTIVFATGYNYDFPCLPSDALYKSGHRVGLYKHVFPPNLEHTTLAIVGFIHALGAIMPQGEMQSRWVTRVFKGKCKLPSNQAMIKAVEKDTKDIEKNYIVSKLTPLQVDFVSYMDDIAGEVGVRPSLLWLLFTDYPLFKRVLWGPVTAYQYRLMGPGKWDGARRAIFTQFDRVYQALKTRKVQEKEPSTAGRLLKTSLILMTGGAAAYYVHLHHPTAMETLLSKIRPQTV, encoded by the exons ATGGTGCAGAGTGTAGCGATCATCGGGGCCGGGCCCTGTGGTCTGGCGTGTATAAAGGCTTGTCTGGACGAGGGACTGGTGCCAACCTGCTTTGAAAGCAGCGATGACTTGGGAGGATTGTGGAAAtttaag GAAGTGTCAGAACCAGACCGAGCCAGTATCTATCGCTCCCTCACCATCAACATTTCCAAAGAGATGATGTGCTACAGTGACTTCCCCATCCCTGCTGATTACCCCAACTACATGCACCACTCTAAAATCCTGAAATACTTCAGGATGTACGCTGAACACTTCAAACTGCTGAAACACATCCACTACCAG ACCATGGTTAAGAGTGTCAGACAGAGACCAGACTTTTCCCGCAGTGGTCAGTGGGACGTGGTGACTGAGAAcaaagatggacagatggagcGTCATGTGTTTGATGCAGttatcagctgcaccggtcactaCACATATCCCAACCTGCCACTCAAAGATTTCCCAG GAATTGAGACGTTTGAGGGAAAATACTTCCACAGCTGGGACTACAAGGGAGCAGAAGAAATGCATGGGAAGAGAGTGGTGGTCATTGGCATCGGTAACTCTGGAGGCGACATTGCTGTGGAGGGCAGCAGAGTCGCTGAGCag GTGTACATGAGCACTCGCCGCGGTGCTTGGGTCATCCGTCAGGTCTCTGACAACGGCCTGCCGGTGGACGTCAAGTACAACACACGTTTTGTCCACATCTTGTTCCAGCTGCTGCCAATCAACGTCCTCAACTGGATTGGCGAGAATAAACTCAACGCCATGTACGACCACACCATGTACGCTCTCAAGCCCACACACAG GCTCTTCAGTCAGATCCCAGTGATCAATGACGACCTGCCTCTCAAGATTCTGTCTGGAGCAGTTATTATCAAACCAAATGTGAAGGAGATTCGTGGCTCCACTGTGGTGTTTACAGATGGCAGTTTTGTAGAAAAG GTGGATACGATTGTGTTCGCCACAGGATACAACTATGATTTTCCCTGCTTGCCAAGCGATGCCTTGTACAAGTCAGGGCACCGTGTGGGTCTGTACAAGCACGTGTTTCCCCCTAACTTGGAGCATACGACTCTGGCTATTGTGGGTTTCATCCATGCCCTTGGAGCCATTATGCCACAGGGTGAAATGCAAAGCCGCTGGGTGACTCGCGTCTTTAAAG GAAAGTGTAAGCTGCCCTCAAACCAGGCCATGATCAAGGCTGTTGAGAAGGACACCAAGGACATTGAGAAGAA CTACATTGTGTCAAAGCTGACTCCACTGCAGGTGGACTTTGTTTCCTACATGGACGACATAGCTGGAGAGGTTGGAGTGCGACCAAGTCTCCTCTGGCTCCTGTTCACTGACTACCCACTGTTTAAGAGGGTTTTGTGGGGACCTGTCACAGCCTACCAGTACCGCCTGATGGGGCCCGGGAAATGGGACGGAGCCCGCAGAGCAATCTTCACACAGTTCGACCGCGTGTACCAGGCCCTAAAAACCAGAAAG GTGCAGGAGAAAGAGCCCTCCACTGCTGGACGCCTGTTGAAGACGAGCCTGATCCTGATGACCGGAGGAGCTGCCGCCTACTACGTCCACCTGCACCACCCGACTGCCATGGAGACCCTGCTGAGCAAGATTCGTCCTCAAACAGTCTAG